A stretch of Campylobacter volucris DNA encodes these proteins:
- a CDS encoding heavy metal translocating P-type ATPase — MKCKHCQLSFKQEQMINNNGNYFCCKGCQSVYEILHDSGLEEFYDKLGRQTLNPVNLEHSYKDYTKYIQKTKDDFSQIFLLIEEIHCSACVWLNEKILIQSQGVIEVDINPITHKAKIVFDENTISLAQIIQKIECIGYKANIYSPTKFEKRATQTKREFYAKLIVAIACVMNIMWISVAKYAGFFSGMDKEVKDILHFAEFLLCTPVLFYTGSVFYKNAYYALKFKSLNMDTLVISGSTLAYIYSVWAMFSRSAQVYFDSVAMIICFVFVGKYLELLSKKKAFDTLDHLRSFLATQVRVLKEDKFENCDIEDVKIGDIIELKEGDRVLIDGVCISGNASLDMSSLSGESLPKDVAKDDEIYSASLVLSGNVLYQCRALYKDSKLARIIFLLENSSTKKAKIEKMVAQISRYFSPTILTCAFLCFLYTLFVLNLGFEEAMIRMVSVLIIACPCALALATPVSSLVAISAALKEKILFKEVGVVEDLSKCNVAVFDKTGVLTKANLEVVRYDLNKKLDKDELINFLHLTNHPVAKSILKFLNIQQYQIKTFSNIQNIQAKGYKACLKDDIFIGGNEKFLKENGVISKEFHNTHFIFAKNNEILAVFELEDSIRADSKELIDYLKQKNMQVIMLTGDNEFVAKKVAKSLNIEKFKASCMPEDKLDYILNLSHKNKVLMVGDGVNDALALSHAGVGISLKEGSALAVENSDVVLLKNDLKSLQKSIEIAKKTYMIIKQNLAFSLCYNAFTIPLAFLGLINPLLAALSMSFSSIVVILNALRIKK; from the coding sequence ATGAAATGTAAGCATTGTCAATTAAGCTTTAAACAAGAACAAATGATTAACAATAATGGAAATTATTTTTGCTGTAAAGGATGTCAAAGTGTTTATGAAATTCTTCATGATAGTGGTTTAGAAGAATTTTATGATAAGCTTGGCAGGCAAACATTAAATCCTGTAAATTTAGAGCATAGCTATAAAGATTACACCAAATATATTCAAAAAACAAAAGATGATTTTAGTCAAATTTTTTTACTTATAGAAGAAATTCATTGTTCAGCTTGCGTGTGGCTTAATGAAAAAATTTTAATCCAAAGCCAAGGAGTAATAGAAGTAGATATTAATCCTATCACGCATAAGGCAAAAATAGTATTTGATGAAAATACCATATCTTTAGCGCAAATCATTCAAAAGATAGAATGTATAGGTTATAAAGCTAATATTTATTCTCCTACAAAATTTGAAAAAAGAGCAACTCAAACTAAAAGAGAATTTTATGCAAAATTAATCGTTGCTATAGCTTGTGTGATGAATATCATGTGGATATCGGTTGCAAAATATGCAGGTTTTTTTAGTGGGATGGACAAAGAAGTTAAAGATATTTTGCATTTTGCAGAATTTTTACTTTGCACTCCAGTGCTTTTTTATACAGGTTCGGTTTTTTATAAAAATGCTTATTATGCTTTGAAATTTAAAAGCCTTAATATGGACACTTTGGTAATTAGCGGATCTACTTTAGCTTATATTTACTCAGTATGGGCGATGTTTTCAAGAAGCGCTCAAGTGTATTTTGATTCTGTTGCTATGATAATTTGTTTTGTGTTTGTAGGGAAATATTTAGAACTTTTAAGCAAGAAAAAAGCATTTGATACTTTAGATCATTTAAGATCTTTTTTGGCAACGCAAGTTAGGGTTTTAAAAGAAGATAAATTTGAAAATTGTGATATTGAAGATGTAAAAATTGGAGATATTATAGAATTAAAAGAAGGCGATAGGGTTTTAATTGATGGTGTTTGTATAAGCGGTAATGCGAGTTTAGATATGTCTAGTTTAAGCGGAGAAAGCTTGCCAAAAGATGTTGCTAAAGATGATGAAATTTATTCTGCTTCATTGGTTTTAAGTGGCAATGTGCTTTATCAATGTAGGGCTTTATATAAAGATTCTAAACTTGCTAGGATCATTTTTTTATTAGAAAATTCTAGCACCAAAAAAGCAAAAATAGAAAAAATGGTAGCTCAAATTAGTAGGTATTTTTCTCCTACTATTTTAACCTGTGCATTTTTATGTTTTTTATATACTTTATTTGTGCTTAATTTGGGTTTTGAAGAAGCTATGATAAGAATGGTTTCTGTTTTAATTATAGCTTGTCCTTGTGCATTAGCTCTTGCTACTCCTGTTAGTTCTTTGGTTGCTATTAGTGCTGCTTTAAAAGAAAAAATTTTATTTAAAGAAGTAGGAGTGGTAGAAGATCTTAGTAAATGCAATGTTGCAGTTTTTGATAAAACTGGTGTTTTAACAAAGGCAAATTTAGAGGTTGTAAGATATGATTTAAACAAAAAACTTGATAAAGATGAATTGATTAACTTTTTACATTTAACCAATCATCCTGTTGCAAAAAGTATTCTTAAATTTTTAAATATACAACAATATCAAATCAAAACATTTAGCAATATCCAAAATATCCAAGCAAAAGGTTACAAGGCTTGTTTAAAAGATGATATTTTTATAGGTGGAAATGAAAAATTTTTAAAAGAAAATGGAGTTATAAGTAAAGAATTTCATAATACTCATTTTATATTTGCTAAAAATAATGAAATTTTAGCTGTGTTTGAGCTTGAAGATAGCATAAGAGCTGATTCTAAAGAACTTATTGATTATTTAAAACAAAAAAATATGCAAGTTATTATGCTAACAGGGGATAATGAATTTGTAGCAAAAAAAGTTGCAAAAAGTTTAAACATAGAAAAATTTAAAGCTTCTTGTATGCCAGAAGATAAGCTAGATTATATTTTAAATTTAAGTCATAAAAATAAGGTTTTAATGGTTGGAGATGGTGTAAATGATGCTTTAGCTCTTTCTCATGCTGGTGTTGGAATTTCTTTAAAAGAAGGTTCAGCTTTAGCTGTTGAAAATAGTGATGTGGTTTTGCTAAAGAATGATTTAAAAAGCTTGCAAAAAAGTATAGAAATAGCTAAAAAAACTTATATGATTATTAAGCAAAATTTAGCTTTTTCTTTGTGTTATAATGCTTTTACTATACCACTAGCTTTTTTAGGTTTGATTAATCCATTATTAGCAGCTTTATCTATGTCTTTTAGTAGTATAGTGGTTATTTTAAATGCTTTAAGGATAAAAAAATGA
- a CDS encoding cytochrome oxidase maturation protein, cbb3-type, translated as MNGVLMMMIGVSLLALCLAVGALLWGIKNKQFDDDYKFTILNDSEEALNDAIILEKRKKEILQKKESKKQP; from the coding sequence ATGAATGGCGTTTTGATGATGATGATTGGAGTTTCTTTACTTGCGTTGTGTTTAGCAGTCGGTGCTTTACTTTGGGGAATTAAAAATAAACAATTTGACGATGATTATAAATTTACCATTTTAAATGATAGTGAAGAAGCTTTAAATGATGCGATAATTTTAGAAAAAAGAAAAAAAGAAATACTTCAAAAAAAAGAAAGCAAAAAACAGCCATAA
- a CDS encoding cytochrome c553, with protein sequence MKKLVVLSALACLGVSAYAADGAALYKKCAVCHGANADKVYLNKVPALNSIASAERIQFMKEYAEGKRNAYGQGAIMKINLKGLTEEDFKAIDAYIETLKK encoded by the coding sequence ATGAAAAAGCTAGTTGTTTTATCAGCTTTAGCATGTCTTGGAGTTTCTGCTTATGCAGCTGATGGTGCAGCACTTTATAAAAAATGTGCAGTTTGCCATGGCGCTAATGCAGATAAAGTATATCTTAACAAAGTTCCTGCTTTAAATTCTATAGCAAGTGCTGAAAGAATTCAATTCATGAAAGAATATGCAGAAGGCAAAAGAAATGCTTATGGCCAAGGTGCTATCATGAAAATCAACCTTAAAGGTTTAACTGAAGAAGATTTCAAAGCTATCGATGCTTATATTGAAACTTTGAAAAAATAA
- a CDS encoding D-glycero-alpha-D-manno-heptose-1,7-bisphosphate 7-phosphatase: protein MKKALFLDRDGVVNIDKKYVYKIKDFEFCDGIFEFCKYFQSKDFLIFVITNQSGIARGYYKEEDFAILSAYMIDEFAKQAIKIEKIYHCPHLQGCECRKPKPAMLLKAKEEFNIDMEKSFFIGDNLTDMQAGINAKVKNLFLINDDVNYDKTEFKIFKNLKELLKYLKDEK from the coding sequence ATGAAAAAAGCGTTATTTTTAGATAGAGACGGTGTTGTTAATATCGATAAAAAATATGTTTATAAAATAAAAGATTTTGAATTTTGTGATGGTATTTTTGAATTTTGTAAGTATTTTCAAAGTAAAGATTTTTTAATTTTTGTTATAACTAATCAATCAGGCATTGCAAGAGGGTATTACAAAGAAGAAGATTTTGCTATTTTAAGTGCTTATATGATAGATGAATTTGCAAAGCAAGCTATAAAGATAGAAAAAATTTATCATTGTCCTCATTTGCAAGGATGTGAGTGTAGGAAACCAAAACCAGCTATGCTTTTAAAAGCAAAAGAAGAATTTAACATAGATATGGAAAAATCTTTTTTTATAGGAGATAATCTTACGGATATGCAAGCTGGAATTAATGCAAAAGTTAAAAATCTTTTTTTAATTAATGATGATGTAAATTATGATAAAACCGAGTTTAAAATTTTTAAAAATTTAAAAGAGCTTTTAAAATATCTAAAGGATGAAAAATGA
- the rfaD gene encoding ADP-glyceromanno-heptose 6-epimerase produces the protein MKVVITGGAGFIGSALALRLQEENHEILIIDKMRSNAKFENGNLESFGHFKNLLDFKGELYTGDINDDKTFEIIKDFKPEVIFHKAAISDTTVYDQTKVLSTNLNTFKRFIDMCLKLNAKLIYASSASVYGDALSPQTVGKDEKPKNPYAFSKLMMDRLAKQYFDKMHIVGLRYFNVYGKGEYFKNTTASMVLQFGLQILSGKNPRLFEGSDKIYRDFVYIEDVISANLHALYTKSGIYNVATSMPRTFQEIVDILQRLLNTNLACEYIKNPYEKAYQFHTQANLDENFSYRPRFSLERGIEDYLPEIKRIFKEELNA, from the coding sequence ATGAAAGTGGTAATTACCGGTGGAGCAGGTTTTATAGGATCAGCACTTGCGCTAAGATTACAAGAAGAAAATCATGAAATTTTAATCATTGATAAAATGCGTTCAAATGCTAAATTTGAAAATGGAAATTTAGAAAGTTTTGGGCATTTTAAAAATTTGTTAGATTTTAAAGGTGAACTTTATACAGGTGATATTAACGATGATAAAACTTTTGAAATTATAAAAGATTTTAAACCAGAAGTGATTTTTCATAAAGCCGCTATATCAGATACTACAGTGTATGATCAAACCAAGGTTTTATCTACCAATCTTAACACTTTTAAGCGTTTTATTGATATGTGTTTAAAATTAAATGCAAAATTAATTTATGCAAGTTCAGCTTCAGTTTATGGAGATGCCTTAAGTCCTCAAACAGTAGGTAAAGATGAAAAGCCTAAAAATCCTTATGCGTTTTCAAAGCTTATGATGGATAGGCTTGCTAAGCAGTATTTTGATAAAATGCATATAGTAGGACTTAGATATTTTAATGTTTATGGTAAAGGCGAGTATTTTAAAAATACTACTGCTTCGATGGTGTTGCAATTTGGGCTTCAAATTTTATCAGGTAAAAATCCTCGTTTATTTGAAGGAAGTGATAAAATTTATCGTGATTTTGTTTATATTGAAGATGTAATTAGTGCTAATTTGCATGCTTTATATACAAAAAGCGGTATTTATAATGTAGCTACTTCCATGCCAAGAACTTTTCAAGAAATAGTTGATATTTTACAAAGACTTTTAAATACAAATTTAGCTTGTGAATATATTAAAAATCCATATGAAAAAGCATATCAGTTCCATACCCAAGCTAATTTGGATGAGAACTTTTCTTATAGACCTAGATTTAGTCTTGAAAGGGGCATTGAAGATTATTTGCCAGAAATTAAAAGAATTTTTAAAGAGGAATTAAATGCTTGA
- the rfaE1 gene encoding D-glycero-beta-D-manno-heptose-7-phosphate kinase, whose translation MLDFLSSKQPRILVVGDFMVDHYIWCDCSKISPEAPVMVMKHTKEDKRLGGAGNVYANLQSLGAFVYALGVIGDDESGKFLQEKLNAKFFIEQNRKTPLKTRILSHSQQVLRLDDENNFDTKLELQVIDEFKTIAKDFDAIILSDYAKGNLSEKICKELIHHANALNIPILIDPKGANFNKYKNATLLTPNKKEAMEALKLEKLDKDNLNSAIKKLKSDYNLTYSIITLSEEGIAVFDDKLSVIPAKALEVYDVTGAGDSVIAMLAYALALKIDIIKACELANQAAAVVVSKIGSVSVSFDEIKNLEKASFCEKIKTKEEILNLIKNKKVVFSNGCFDILHFGHIKYLEKAKRLGDVLIIGLNSDASVKRLKGENRPINSEFQRACMLASLYFVDYVVIFDEDTPLKLIEFLKPDILVKGADYKDKEVVGSNLVKKVELIEFEEGFSTTNIIKRIKNDRKD comes from the coding sequence ATGCTTGATTTTTTAAGCTCAAAACAACCTAGAATTTTAGTGGTTGGTGATTTTATGGTGGATCATTATATATGGTGTGATTGTTCAAAAATTTCTCCTGAAGCACCGGTAATGGTTATGAAACATACCAAAGAAGACAAAAGACTTGGTGGGGCAGGTAATGTGTATGCAAATTTACAAAGCTTAGGAGCTTTTGTTTATGCACTTGGAGTTATAGGAGATGATGAAAGCGGTAAATTTTTACAAGAAAAGCTAAATGCGAAATTTTTCATCGAACAAAATAGAAAAACTCCCCTTAAAACAAGAATTCTTTCACATTCTCAACAGGTTTTAAGACTTGATGATGAAAATAATTTTGATACAAAATTAGAGTTACAAGTCATTGATGAATTTAAAACCATTGCAAAAGATTTTGATGCAATAATTTTAAGCGATTATGCTAAAGGAAATTTGAGCGAAAAAATTTGTAAAGAATTAATCCATCATGCCAATGCTTTAAATATACCAATTTTAATTGATCCAAAAGGTGCAAATTTTAATAAATACAAAAATGCAACTTTACTTACTCCAAATAAAAAAGAAGCAATGGAGGCTTTAAAACTTGAAAAATTAGACAAGGACAATTTAAATTCTGCCATTAAAAAACTCAAAAGTGATTATAATCTTACTTACTCAATCATCACTTTATCAGAAGAGGGTATAGCTGTTTTTGATGATAAGTTGAGTGTTATTCCTGCTAAAGCTTTAGAAGTTTATGATGTAACAGGGGCTGGAGATAGTGTTATAGCTATGTTAGCATATGCTTTGGCTTTGAAAATAGATATCATAAAAGCTTGTGAGTTAGCTAATCAAGCAGCAGCAGTAGTGGTTTCAAAGATAGGTAGCGTGAGTGTGAGTTTTGATGAAATTAAGAATTTGGAAAAAGCGTCTTTTTGTGAAAAAATTAAAACCAAAGAAGAAATATTAAATTTGATTAAAAATAAAAAAGTAGTTTTTAGTAATGGTTGTTTTGATATTTTACATTTTGGACATATAAAGTATCTTGAAAAGGCAAAAAGATTGGGTGATGTATTGATAATAGGTCTAAATTCAGATGCGAGTGTTAAAAGATTAAAAGGAGAAAATAGACCTATAAATAGTGAGTTTCAAAGAGCTTGTATGCTTGCTAGTTTGTATTTTGTAGATTATGTTGTTATATTTGATGAAGATACACCGCTTAAGCTGATTGAATTTTTAAAACCAGATATTTTGGTAAAAGGAGCTGATTATAAAGATAAAGAAGTAGTTGGGTCTAATTTGGTTAAAAAAGTAGAATTAATAGAATTTGAAGAAGGATTTAGTACAACAAATATAATAAAAAGGATTAAAAATGATAGAAAAGATTGA